From Camelina sativa cultivar DH55 chromosome 7, Cs, whole genome shotgun sequence, one genomic window encodes:
- the LOC109124921 gene encoding disease resistance protein TAO1-like produces MERSFGGCGHNRRLPFQKGVTNLQKLDLTECSRLVKLSISIGNATNLQILCLNGCSSLVELSFSIGNATNLQELDLRQCSSLVKLPSSIRNATNLQKMYVKGCSSLVEMPFSIGNVILISSNFLTLDREVCSSLVEMPFSIGNVIVNCCLDSWVDFPTRARGYLDFKGYSSLLQIPSFIWNAIELEGLDFSGCSSFVEVSASIGNLHKLDFLVFKGCSKLEVFPVNINLKSLNRLDLSGCSSLKTFPEISTNISYLDLSGTAIDEVPSSIRTWYRLEELILEECKNLFSPTASTILMVTKCGKL; encoded by the exons ATGGAAAGAAGTTTTGGAGGGTGTGGCCACAATCGCCGGTTACCATTTCAGAAAGGG GTAACTAATCTCCAAAAGTTAGATCTTACGGAATGCTCACGTCTGGTAAAGTTGTCTATCTCTATTGGAAATGCAACTAATCTCCAAATATTATGTCTCAACGGTTGTTCAAGTCTAGTGGAGTTGTCTTTCTCTATTGGAAATGCAACTAATCTCCAAGAATTAGATCTGAGGCAATGCTCAAGTCTGGTGAAGCTACCTTCTTCTATTAGAAATGCAACTAATCTCCAAAAAATGTATGTCAAGGGTTGTTCTAGTCTGGTGGAGATGCCTTTCTCTATTGGAAATGTCATACTGATTTCTTCTAATTTCCTGACATTAGATCGAGAGGTTTGTTCAAGTCTAGTGGAGATGCCTTTCTCTATTGGGAATGTCATAGTAAATTGTTGTCTAGACAGTTGGGTGGATTTCCCGACGCGTGCTAGAGGTTATTTGGACTTCAAAGGATACTCAAGTTTGTTGCAAATCCCTTCTTTTATTTGGAATGCCATTGAGCTCGagggtttagattttagtgGATGCTCAAGTTTTGTGGAAGTCTCGGCCTCTATTGGAAACCTTCACAAATTAGATTTCTTGGTTTTCAAAGGATGCTCCAAACTAGAGGTTTTCCCCGTCAACATCAATTTGAAATCTCTCAATAGACTTGATCTTAGTGGTTGTTCGTCGTTAAAAACTTTTCCTGAGATCTCCACAAATATAAGCTATCTCGATCTCAGTGGAACTGCAATAGACGAAGTGCCTTCATCAATCAGGACTTGGTATCGCCTTGAGGAACTCATACTCGAGGAATGCAAAAATCTCTTTTCTCCCACAGCTTCCACAATCCTTATGGTTACTAAATGCGGTAAACTGTGA
- the LOC104701237 gene encoding uncharacterized protein LOC104701237, protein MEYGDEENDIEDSDEDNGVEDSDEEEHDVEDSDADNDSEYSEDDGVSETVQIVDKHNRSIGICNSPYHYLHNSFAEHLYIFEFDAYVHVISHELFIKFSIDGDELVVKECGVNYEDCEADSLNTEKRRMDDNGDSSAITDISKYTNNSETGCSKSKVTEMSLEKNVIKATHEHGEENTVHIANALISSEISVFPSVVGISGVCEAEENVNGNSSVEKKKRKKQIPTIDTERTSEVGNNGDCEANKEVCENDSAKIKRRRVSFLL, encoded by the exons ATGGAATATGGTGATGAGGAGAATGACATTGAGGATAGTGATGAGGATAATGGCGTTGAAGATAGTGATGAGGAGGAGCATGACGTTGAAGATAGTGATGCGGACAATGACAGTGAATATAGTGAGGATGACGGGGTGTCTGAAACTGTTCAAATTGTGGACAAACATAATAGAAGCATTGGTATATGCAATTCACCATACCACTATCTACATAACTCTTTCGCTGAGCATTTGTACATCTTCGAATTTGACGCATATGTACATGTGATTTCACACGAGCTTTTCATTAAATTCTCGATCGACGGAGACGAATTGGTTGTAAAAGAATGTGGGGTTAATTATGAAGACTGTGAAGCTGACAGTTTAAatacagagaagagaagaatg gatgacaatggagattcttCGGCGATTACTGATATCTCCAAGTACACA aATAATTCTGAAACTGGTTGTTCCAAGTCCAAGGTTACTGAGATGAGTTTGGAGAAAAACGTTATCAAAGCCACACATGAACATG GAGAAGAAAATACGGTACATATAGCGAATGCACTCATCTCTTCTGAGATAAGTGTTTTCCCTTCAGTGGTTGGGATCAGTGGAGTCTGTGAAGCTGAAGAAAACGTAAATGGAAATAGTAGtgtagagaaaaagaagagaaaaaaacaaattcccACCATTGACACGGAAAGAACTTCAGAGGTCGGGAACAATGGAGACTGTGAAGCCAATAAAGAAGTATGTGAAAATGACAGTGCaaagataaagaggagaagagtATCTTTTTTATTATAG
- the LOC104701240 gene encoding serine/threonine-protein kinase CDL1-like — protein sequence MGFCVNQRDPETNSQENDQESKTRLKRMVLDLGFGCFLLPRTSSREDNKAWLLEETEPVPKLIDSEPHSLQSSFRFSLFSLVELDKTKKEHPSSSYRDLPVSEGSETVLFVNLENETGLESKDDMNWSRAVSLEKSISPVTNTLVRFSYSELLAATRSFSKRRVLGRGACSYVFKGRIGIWRKAVAIKRLDKKDKESPKSFCRELMIASSLHCPNVVPLLGFCIDPDQGLFLVYKFVSGGSLERFLHDKKKKKGRMSPLCLPWSTRYKVALGIADAIAYLHNGTEQCVVHRDIKPSNILLSSNKIPKLCDFGLATWTAAPSVPFLCKTVKGTFGYLAPEYFQHGKISDKTDVYAFGVVLLELITGRKPIEARRPSGEENLVVWAKPLLHRGIEAIEELLDPRLKCTRKNTASMERMIRAAAACVINEESQRPGMKEIVSILKGCEGIELRTFSSRKKSNLPGIMDCYPQFQRTNSEMKSHLALAMLGVPEFEDDDLL from the exons aTGGGTTTTTGTGTTAATCAAAGAGACCCGGAGACAAATTCTCAAGAAAACGATCAAGAAAGCAAAACTCGTTTGAAAAGAATGGTTCttgatttgggttttggttgtTTCCTTCTTCCTCGAACCAGCTCTCGTGAGGACAACAAAGCTTGGCTCTTGGAAGAAACAGAGCCGGTTCCGAAGCTTATAGACTCAGAGCCACATTCGTTGCAGTCTTCATTTAGGTTTAGTCTTTTCTCGCTAGTGGAGTTGGATAAGACGAAAAAAGAGCACCCTTCGTCGTCTTATCGGGATTTGCCGGTTTCTGAAGGATCAGAGACGGTTCTGTTTGTGAATCTGGAGAATGAGACAGGACTAGAATCAAAGGATGATATGAATTGGTCTAGAGCTGTTTCGTTGGAGAAGAGTATTTCTCCGGTGACCAATACTTTGGTCAGATTCAGCTACAGTGAACTCCTCGCCGCCACGCGCAGTTTCTCAAAAC GGAGGGTGTTGGGAAGAGGAGCTTGTAGCTATGTGTTTAAGGGAAGAATCGGGATTTGGCGTAAAGCCGTGGCCATCAAAAGACTTGataagaaagataaagaatctcCTAAGTCGTTTTGCAGAGAATTGATGATTGCAAGCTCTCTTCATTGCCCTAACGTTGTGCCTTTGCTAGGGTTCTGTATCGATCCCGATCAAGGGCTTTTCTTGGTGTACAAGTTTGTCTCTGGTGGCAGCCTTGAACGCTTTTTACATG ataaaaagaagaagaaaggtaggATGAGTCCCTTGTGTCTGCCTTGGTCAACAAGGTACAAGGTTGCCTTAGGTATTGCAGATGCCATAGCGTATTTACATAATGGAACGGAGCAATGTGTTGTGCATAGAGACATCAAACCCTCAAATATTCTTCTTTCCTCAAACAAAATTCCAAAG TTGTGTGATTTTGGCCTGGCGACTTGGACCGCTGCACCTTCGGTTCCTTTCCTCTGTAAGACCGTGAAAGGAACTTTTGG CTATCTAGCTCCTGAGTATTTCCAACACGGCAAAATATCTGATAAGACCGATGTTTACGCATTTGGAGTCGTGTTGCTTGAGCTAATAACTGGTCGAAAACCAATTGAAGCAAGAAGACCATCTGGTGAAGAAAATTTGGTAGTTTGG gCAAAACCGTTGTTGCATAGAGGGATTGAAGCTATAGAGGAGTTGCTTGATCCAAGGCTAAAATGTACAAGAAAAAACACAGCTTCGATGGAGCGTATGATCCGAGCTGCAGCCGCGTGTGTGATCAACGAGGAATCGCAACGACCGGGGATGAAGGAGATAGTTTCAATCCTAAAAGGCTGTGAAGGGATAGAGCTAAGGACGTTTTCAAGCCGGAAGAAATCAAACCTTCCGGGTATAATGGACTGTTATCCGCAGTTTCAACGGACAAATTCTGAGATGAAGAGTCATCTTGCTCTGGCGATGCTCGGAGTACCGGaatttgaagatgatgatctttTGTAG
- the LOC104701241 gene encoding transcription factor bHLH83-like, giving the protein MALVNDHPNETNYMSKQNSSSSEDLSSPGLDQPDTTYAGGGGGGSASSSSTMNSDHQQHQGIVFYPSGEEHHNSLMDFNGSSFLNFDHHESFPPPAISCGGSSGGSCFSFLEGNNMSYGFTNWNQNHMDIISPRSTETPQGQKDWLYSDSTVVTTGSRHESMSPKSAGNKRSHTGESTQPSKKPNNGGNGKAKPKPTSSPKDPQSLAAKNRRERISERLKILQELVPNGTKVDLVTMLEKAISYVKFLQVQVKVLATDEFWPAQGGKAPDISQVKDAIDAILSSSQRDRTSNLITN; this is encoded by the exons ATGGCACTCGTTAATGACCATCCCAACGAGACTAATTACATGTCAAAACAAAATTCCTCCTCGTCCGAAGATCTCTCCTCACCGGGATTGGATCAGCCAGACACAACTTATgccggtggaggaggaggaggctcgGCTTCGAGTAGTAGCACGATGAATTCagatcatcaacaacatcaagGGATTGTGTTTTACCCATCCGGTGAAGAACATCACAACTCTTTGATGGATTTCAACGGATCATCATTTCTTAACTTTGATCATCACGAGAGCTTTCCTCCTCCAGCCATAAGCTGCGGTGGTAGTAGCGGCGGCAGCTGCTTCTCCTTCTTGGAGGGCAATAACATGAGCTACGGCTTCACAAATTGGAATCAAAATCATATGGATATTATTAGCCCTAGATCCACCGAAACTCCTCAAGGCCAGAAAGACTGGTTATATTCTGATTCAACTGTTGTAACCACTGGTTCTAGACACGAGTCTATGTCACCTAAATCCGCTGGAAACAAACGTTCTCACACG GGAGAGAGCACTCAACCATCTAAGAAACCGAATAACGGTGGGAACGGGAAGGCCAAGCCTAAGCCAACATCTTCACCTAAGGATCCACAAAGCCTAGCAGCCAAG aATCGAAGAGAAAGGATAAGTGAACGTCTCAAGATATTACAAGAACTTGTACCCAATGGTACCAAG GTTGATTTGGTGACGATGCTAGAGAAAGCTATTAGCTATGTCAAATTTCTTCAAGTACAAGTAAAG GTACTCGCGACCGATGAGTTTTGGCCGGCCCAAGGAGGAAAAGCTCCAGACATTTCTCAAGTTAAAGACGCCATTGATGCTATCCTCTCCTCATCACAACGAGACAGGACTTCGAATCTGATCACCAATTAA